The Nitrospirota bacterium genome has a window encoding:
- a CDS encoding sel1 repeat family protein, with the protein MFYLILSVLLTIGYGQVAAQNHALGQTNSGITYVNGQGMPQSNAETLSWYRKAAEKGHAVEQAYLGYLYQHGKGVPQSDAEAVAWYRKAAEQGHAGGQAYLGYMYQRGKGVPQSDAEAVAWYRKAAEQGNAMGQVNLGQMYANGQGVPQSDAEAVAWYHKAAEQGQAAGQAYLGYMYQRGKGVPQSDTEAVAWYRKAAEQGHAAGQRSLGWMYAKGRGISQDAVKAYMWESLALLNGEAKAGALLDEVAKQLTPSQISQAQALAQTCRGSSYQTCE; encoded by the coding sequence ATGTTCTATCTGATCTTGTCAGTCCTACTTACAATTGGATACGGTCAAGTCGCCGCGCAAAATCATGCTCTTGGGCAAACCAATTCAGGCATCACCTATGTGAACGGGCAGGGTATGCCGCAGAGCAATGCGGAAACTCTTAGCTGGTACCGTAAAGCCGCCGAGAAGGGCCATGCTGTGGAACAAGCCTATTTGGGCTACCTGTATCAGCACGGCAAAGGCGTCCCGCAAAGCGACGCCGAAGCGGTTGCGTGGTACCGTAAAGCCGCCGAACAGGGCCATGCTGGGGGGCAAGCCTATTTGGGCTACATGTATCAGCGCGGCAAAGGCGTACCACAAAGCGACGCCGAAGCGGTTGCGTGGTACCGTAAAGCCGCCGAACAGGGCAACGCAATGGGGCAGGTCAATCTGGGTCAGATGTATGCGAACGGACAGGGCGTCCCGCAAAGCGACGCCGAAGCGGTTGCGTGGTACCATAAAGCCGCTGAGCAGGGACAAGCAGCGGGGCAAGCCTATTTGGGCTACATGTATCAGCGCGGCAAAGGCGTCCCGCAAAGCGACACCGAAGCGGTTGCGTGGTACCGTAAAGCCGCCGAGCAGGGACATGCTGCGGGGCAACGGAGTTTGGGCTGGATGTATGCGAAAGGACGCGGCATATCACAGGACGCCGTCAAAGCGTATATGTGGGAGAGCCTCGCATTGTTGAATGGAGAAGCGAAGGCAGGTGCGCTGCTTGACGAGGTAGCAAAACAGTTGACTCCGTCACAGATTTCTCAAGCACAAGCGTTGGCTCAAACGTGTCGAGGCTCGAGCTATCAAACCTGCGAGTGA
- a CDS encoding phosphoribosylglycinamide formyltransferase, with product MSIKRTGALRVAVLASGRGSNLQAVIDAIEAGTVQAKIVAVISNKKDAPALERAHRHGLSALFIDPKPYAGRPDSREAYDRELLDVLKQHDVELVLLAGYMKIVTVVLVEAFTNRMMNIHPSLLPSFPGLDVQKKAIEWGCKLAGCTVHFVTEGVDEGPIILQAAVPILDDDSPDRLAGRILEQEHTIYPRAVQLFAEGRLRVEGRRVFIEGGKLNGEAVISPS from the coding sequence ATGTCGATTAAGCGGACGGGTGCGCTTCGTGTCGCCGTGTTGGCATCCGGGCGCGGATCGAATCTTCAGGCAGTCATCGACGCAATCGAAGCCGGGACCGTTCAGGCCAAGATTGTCGCAGTCATTAGCAACAAGAAAGACGCACCGGCATTAGAAAGAGCCCATCGGCATGGCTTGTCCGCTCTCTTCATCGACCCCAAACCCTACGCCGGCAGACCAGATAGTCGTGAAGCCTACGATCGTGAGCTACTCGATGTACTCAAACAGCACGATGTCGAGTTGGTGTTGCTGGCCGGGTACATGAAGATCGTCACCGTGGTCCTCGTGGAGGCCTTTACGAATCGCATGATGAACATCCATCCATCCCTCTTACCCTCGTTTCCTGGATTGGACGTGCAAAAGAAGGCGATCGAGTGGGGCTGTAAGCTTGCAGGATGTACAGTGCACTTTGTGACGGAGGGGGTCGATGAAGGGCCGATCATTCTCCAAGCGGCAGTCCCAATTCTCGATGACGATTCTCCCGACAGACTGGCCGGTCGGATTCTCGAGCAAGAACACACAATCTACCCGCGCGCGGTCCAGCTCTTTGCCGAAGGACGGTTGCGGGTTGAAGGGCGGCGTGTGTTCATCGAGGGTGGAAAGCTGAACGGCGAGGCGGTAATCAGCCCATCATAG
- a CDS encoding DUF1844 domain-containing protein, with amino-acid sequence MAAEQEEGFVVRDRRGGSSSDRSSTTSPAASGIQPHQQTAPSDPHQDSGIPVTFSSFVISLGSSSLMLMGEQLDPQQPPMPVNLPQAKEIIDLLSVLEEKTTGNLTTDEQTVLRDMLYALRMKYVSLAAK; translated from the coding sequence GTGGCCGCAGAACAGGAAGAAGGATTTGTCGTTCGGGATCGGCGGGGCGGGAGTAGCTCAGACCGTTCTTCCACCACTTCGCCTGCCGCATCGGGGATCCAGCCCCACCAGCAGACTGCACCCTCTGATCCACACCAGGACTCGGGAATTCCCGTCACCTTTTCCTCTTTCGTCATCTCTCTGGGCAGCTCCTCGCTGATGTTGATGGGGGAACAGCTGGACCCCCAACAGCCTCCGATGCCGGTGAATCTACCGCAGGCGAAAGAAATTATCGACTTGCTCTCGGTCTTGGAAGAGAAGACCACAGGCAATCTCACGACGGACGAACAAACGGTGCTGCGGGATATGCTCTACGCCCTTCGGATGAAGTACGTGAGTTTGGCTGCCAAGTAG
- a CDS encoding helix-turn-helix domain-containing protein, with translation MTLPQAAKLLNLHPATLRKWIRNGAPTISLGEVGRGHGTTVDLEQLKTWRATRAVPTLADHDKRDTLSIVSTALLDALKRDALAGKAGLTEGQAAMVVLVIFERCYRNIHKAPLTADTLPPELKPFGAIVLQSIESGSFITSRRT, from the coding sequence ATGACCCTGCCCCAAGCGGCTAAACTATTGAACCTCCATCCCGCCACGTTGCGAAAATGGATTCGCAACGGTGCGCCCACCATTTCGTTAGGGGAAGTCGGCCGAGGCCATGGCACCACGGTGGATCTCGAACAACTCAAAACCTGGCGGGCGACACGAGCGGTCCCCACATTGGCCGATCACGACAAGCGCGATACGCTCTCCATTGTCAGCACCGCCTTGCTCGATGCGTTGAAGCGGGATGCGCTCGCTGGAAAGGCCGGACTGACCGAGGGGCAAGCGGCGATGGTCGTGCTGGTAATTTTTGAGCGATGCTATCGCAACATTCACAAAGCCCCGTTGACCGCAGACACCCTCCCTCCTGAATTGAAGCCGTTTGGCGCAATTGTTTTACAATCCATCGAGTCAGGATCGTTCATCACTTCAAGGAGGACCTAG
- a CDS encoding phage major capsid protein, which yields MNLIEQQSIDRARNLLNSLQTAPRRTTLSTVRALLAAAEGRYRHGAPEEYDAWGTMDGNPQRIVIPFSHLRDLNTSVGSAGGYVTGTTTKDLTLPLVGANVVAAGANLISGLSENQVHPHVTTKPPFIWQPTETTQVPNDTTTVLNQAAAAIHRGGINYRVSRQLLLQSNAEVAVSQLLTQLGNDALDLGALNGSGVAGQPQGMFSIAGVQSVSGTSLNLTGLATAEANCVTADADDAHLAWFVHPGVRQLLRAREITAGAGSLWPGRELLGHAAYVSSKVPSASLLVGDFRNVDILLFGQGVEVLVNPYADFQSGRVEFQVSVAMDVLVHYPASFTKSVSIT from the coding sequence ATGAATTTAATTGAACAACAGTCCATCGACCGTGCCCGCAACCTGCTCAACAGTCTCCAGACAGCCCCTCGGCGCACCACGCTCTCCACCGTGCGCGCCCTGCTCGCAGCGGCAGAAGGCCGGTACCGGCACGGTGCACCGGAAGAGTACGACGCCTGGGGCACCATGGACGGCAATCCACAGCGGATCGTCATTCCGTTTTCCCATTTGCGCGATCTCAATACGAGTGTCGGATCAGCGGGTGGCTACGTCACCGGCACGACCACGAAGGATTTGACGTTGCCCTTGGTCGGCGCGAATGTCGTGGCAGCAGGGGCGAATCTCATTTCGGGTTTGTCGGAAAATCAGGTCCACCCCCACGTCACCACCAAGCCCCCGTTTATCTGGCAGCCGACTGAGACAACGCAGGTGCCCAACGATACCACGACCGTCCTGAATCAAGCCGCTGCGGCGATTCATCGGGGCGGCATTAACTATCGTGTGTCACGGCAACTCCTGTTGCAATCGAACGCGGAAGTGGCTGTCTCGCAGTTACTCACGCAACTCGGCAACGACGCGCTCGATCTTGGCGCGTTGAACGGGTCGGGTGTCGCGGGGCAGCCGCAAGGCATGTTCTCCATCGCGGGCGTCCAGTCCGTCAGTGGCACCTCCCTGAATCTCACAGGCCTCGCCACAGCGGAAGCCAATTGCGTCACCGCCGATGCCGACGATGCGCACCTCGCGTGGTTCGTGCATCCAGGCGTGCGGCAATTGCTCAGGGCACGGGAAATCACGGCGGGGGCCGGTTCCCTGTGGCCAGGGCGTGAGTTGCTGGGACACGCGGCCTATGTCTCCTCCAAAGTGCCGTCCGCCTCGCTGCTTGTCGGGGATTTCCGCAACGTCGATATTCTCTTGTTTGGGCAGGGAGTGGAAGTGCTCGTGAATCCCTATGCCGATTTCCAAAGCGGACGTGTGGAGTTTCAAGTCAGCGTGGCGATGGATGTGCTCGTCCACTACCCCGCAAGTTTTACAAAGTCCGTCTCCATTACATAA
- a CDS encoding sigma-54-dependent Fis family transcriptional regulator, with protein MSASILIVDDEEPILTSLSSILRDEGYDVTVAKNGVDALRAYTMDPPDLMLLDIWMPEMDGMETLRRVRELAPTAQVMMMSGHGSIETAVKAIKLGAYDYIEKPLSLENVTLRVKHALDQYRLEQENRTLRTTVQRKFELVGQSPAMQQLRQLIQTAGPTNSRVLIGGENGTGKELVARAIHMQSARANRPFVAVNCAAIPETLIESELFGHEKGSFSGATSMKRGQFEQADSGTLFLDEIADMSLNTQAKVLRALQEQQFTRVGGTKLLKVDVRVLAASNKNLLKEIEKGTFRDDLFYRLNVVPIIVPPLRERREDIPLLIRHFMKVHAEEQGLRMKEVSPEAMAVYQQYDWPGNIRELRNLIERLMIMVPESVIGPAQAGIPLQARSVESASQSIGGAIDPVFSQSYDSLRDARNAFEKDYIGRKLREHHWNISRTAEDLKIERSHLHRKIKLLDVEMRPEA; from the coding sequence ATGTCTGCATCGATCTTAATCGTGGATGACGAAGAACCGATCCTTACATCATTGAGCAGCATTCTCCGGGACGAAGGTTACGACGTCACGGTGGCCAAGAACGGCGTGGACGCGTTGCGCGCCTACACCATGGATCCACCGGATCTGATGCTCCTCGACATCTGGATGCCCGAGATGGACGGGATGGAAACCTTGCGTCGGGTCCGTGAACTGGCGCCGACGGCGCAAGTGATGATGATGTCGGGACACGGGTCAATCGAAACGGCGGTCAAGGCGATCAAGCTGGGGGCCTATGACTACATCGAAAAGCCCCTGTCGCTCGAAAATGTCACGTTGCGTGTCAAACATGCCTTGGATCAATATCGATTGGAGCAGGAGAATCGGACGCTCCGGACCACAGTCCAACGGAAGTTCGAGTTGGTGGGACAGTCCCCCGCGATGCAGCAGTTGCGGCAGTTGATCCAGACGGCCGGGCCGACCAATAGCCGCGTGTTGATCGGGGGGGAAAACGGCACGGGCAAAGAGTTGGTCGCGCGCGCGATCCACATGCAGAGCGCCAGAGCCAATCGGCCGTTTGTCGCCGTGAACTGTGCCGCCATTCCGGAAACCTTGATCGAGAGCGAGCTATTCGGACATGAAAAAGGGTCGTTCAGCGGAGCGACCTCGATGAAACGCGGACAATTCGAGCAGGCGGACAGTGGCACTCTCTTCCTGGACGAAATCGCCGACATGAGCCTGAATACCCAAGCGAAGGTATTGCGGGCTTTACAGGAGCAGCAATTCACCCGCGTCGGTGGAACCAAGCTCCTCAAGGTAGACGTGCGGGTGTTAGCCGCTTCCAATAAGAATTTGCTGAAGGAAATCGAAAAAGGCACGTTTCGCGACGACCTCTTCTACCGGCTCAACGTGGTGCCGATCATCGTACCCCCGCTCAGAGAGCGCCGGGAAGACATTCCCCTGCTGATTCGCCATTTCATGAAGGTCCATGCGGAGGAGCAAGGATTGCGGATGAAAGAGGTTTCGCCGGAAGCGATGGCGGTGTATCAACAGTACGACTGGCCTGGGAATATCCGAGAACTTCGGAATCTGATTGAGCGATTGATGATCATGGTCCCGGAATCGGTCATCGGTCCTGCACAAGCAGGCATCCCGTTGCAAGCACGCTCAGTTGAGTCGGCCTCCCAGTCTATAGGAGGCGCGATCGATCCCGTCTTCTCTCAATCCTATGACTCTCTGAGGGACGCCCGCAATGCATTCGAGAAGGACTATATCGGTAGAAAGTTGCGAGAGCACCATTGGAACATTTCTCGCACGGCTGAAGATTTGAAAATCGAACGGAGTCATCTCCATCGGAAAATCAAGTTGCTTGACGTGGAGATGCGCCCGGAAGCGTAG
- the mazG gene encoding nucleoside triphosphate pyrophosphohydrolase, with product MSERFQTVVELMAALRAPDGCPWDRKQTHESLKPYLLEETYEVLEILDRQDRGKLAEELGDVLLQVLFHSQIASEAGSFTIDDVLEQLADKLIRRHPHVFKNGAADQVPMNADQVVMRWEDIKRTEREASGRPASVLDGVPQTLPALLRAYQLQARAARVGFDWTHDAKGFDQVLGKIEEEIRELRVAIRAPEPNQAEPDAATARQAQIVAEFGDVLFSLVNLSRFIKVNPEDALRQAANRFVERFQFIEARATESGRSVGDLSFAEMDRLWDQAKAQNPAMGAEEGRHE from the coding sequence ATGTCGGAGCGATTTCAGACCGTTGTCGAATTGATGGCTGCGTTGCGAGCGCCGGATGGATGTCCTTGGGATCGCAAGCAAACGCATGAATCGCTGAAGCCCTATCTTCTGGAAGAAACCTATGAGGTGCTGGAAATCCTGGATCGACAGGACCGTGGCAAACTCGCGGAGGAACTGGGCGATGTGCTGTTGCAAGTGCTCTTTCATAGTCAGATCGCTTCAGAGGCCGGTAGTTTTACGATCGATGATGTACTGGAGCAGCTGGCCGACAAACTGATTCGACGGCACCCCCACGTGTTCAAGAATGGGGCGGCTGACCAGGTTCCGATGAATGCCGATCAGGTCGTCATGCGGTGGGAAGATATCAAACGGACGGAGCGCGAGGCTTCCGGCCGACCAGCCTCGGTGCTCGACGGTGTGCCGCAGACATTGCCGGCCCTTCTGAGGGCCTATCAACTTCAGGCCCGCGCTGCACGGGTCGGTTTCGATTGGACTCACGATGCGAAGGGCTTTGATCAGGTTCTCGGTAAAATAGAGGAGGAAATCCGGGAACTCCGCGTCGCGATCAGAGCCCCCGAGCCGAACCAGGCGGAGCCCGATGCCGCAACCGCTCGACAAGCGCAAATTGTCGCGGAATTCGGGGACGTGCTGTTTTCACTCGTGAACCTCTCCCGCTTCATCAAAGTGAATCCTGAAGACGCCTTGCGTCAAGCCGCCAACCGATTCGTCGAACGATTTCAATTCATCGAAGCCCGGGCGACCGAGTCGGGCCGTTCGGTTGGAGACCTTTCGTTTGCAGAAATGGATCGACTGTGGGACCAGGCGAAGGCGCAGAATCCCGCCATGGGGGCGGAAGAAGGTCGTCATGAGTGA
- a CDS encoding phosphoribosylformylglycinamidine cyclo-ligase produces MTTYRDAGVDIDAGDEFVDRIKPLVRSTFRPEVLTDLGGFGGLFRLQAKKYEDPVLVSGTDGVGTKLKIAFLMDRHDTVGIDLVAMCVNDIAVSGAEPLFFLDYFATGKLAVPKAQQVISGIAEGCRQAGCSLIGGETAEMPSFYVEGEYDLAGFAVGVVDRPKIIDGRQIVPGDALIGLASTGLHSNGYSLARRVLFDQAKLSVTSFLPEFDRPLGDILLTPTRIYAKQILTLIQEFSIKGMAHITGGGITENLPRVFPPGLRAQVRRSAWSVPPIFQAIARLGQVEREEMYRVFNMGLGLILVVPASAAQAVISRATDLGDPACRIGTIVSSNGDVPLVEYVD; encoded by the coding sequence ATGACAACCTATCGAGATGCCGGAGTCGATATCGATGCAGGCGACGAATTCGTCGATCGCATCAAGCCCCTCGTGCGCTCAACCTTTCGCCCTGAGGTCCTGACAGATCTTGGTGGATTCGGTGGGCTCTTCCGTCTCCAGGCAAAGAAGTATGAGGACCCCGTTCTGGTCTCCGGCACTGATGGAGTCGGCACAAAGCTCAAAATTGCCTTCCTGATGGATCGGCACGACACGGTCGGCATTGACCTTGTGGCGATGTGCGTCAACGACATTGCCGTCAGCGGGGCAGAGCCGCTATTCTTTCTCGATTATTTCGCGACAGGGAAACTCGCAGTCCCTAAAGCACAACAAGTCATTTCCGGGATCGCCGAAGGTTGTCGCCAGGCCGGCTGCTCTTTAATCGGCGGGGAAACCGCCGAAATGCCTTCCTTCTATGTGGAGGGCGAGTATGATCTGGCAGGGTTCGCTGTCGGAGTGGTGGACCGACCGAAGATCATCGATGGCCGTCAGATCGTACCAGGTGATGCCCTGATTGGCTTGGCCTCGACCGGTCTTCATAGCAACGGGTACTCGCTGGCACGCCGTGTCTTATTCGATCAGGCCAAACTCAGCGTGACCAGCTTCCTGCCTGAATTCGACCGGCCCCTGGGGGACATCCTGCTGACTCCAACCAGAATCTATGCCAAACAAATCCTCACATTGATCCAAGAATTCTCTATCAAAGGTATGGCCCATATCACCGGCGGCGGCATTACCGAGAATCTTCCGCGAGTGTTTCCCCCTGGTCTGCGGGCGCAGGTACGACGAAGTGCCTGGTCCGTCCCCCCTATTTTCCAGGCAATCGCGCGGCTCGGGCAGGTGGAGCGTGAGGAAATGTACCGCGTCTTCAACATGGGGCTCGGATTGATTCTCGTTGTCCCTGCGTCGGCCGCCCAGGCCGTCATTTCCCGCGCCACGGATTTGGGTGATCCGGCTTGCCGGATCGGAACCATCGTGTCTTCAAACGGCGACGTTCCATTGGTGGAGTATGTCGATTAA
- a CDS encoding HAMP domain-containing protein, giving the protein MTGVSPTFVGAGRSSWPSEPVTEPERQKMHLRPVWIVLILLLPCLALTFYYSQVVGPGGEEADSLLPTTSYAFVLLLLNLDLIGFVVLMLLLSRNLIKAYFERRHRLFGSGFRTKLVAAFIGFSLIPTVLLALVASGLVNKAVDVWFSDQIEQVMRDSYDVARMQHAGHITLAVNSAKAISREIYREDMLLTEQRDLLVAAMARKRAEFGVAGIEVFSAKMEALTKALDLDNVPSSALDLPIGQLVLQVINGKQEVNAVQEAPTGRLVRAAAPIAASGRSGEIGGVVVVEAFVPESLLAKMEGIGRQYDEYKQTKAMKNPIKAGAYLFVAVITVLILFGATWFGFYVARSITVPIQQLAEATEAIAQGDLSVRIDAKATDEVGTLIDSFNRMTSDLQASKSEIEEANISLRHSNLELDRRRAYIETVVETIAAGLLSIDKNGLITNFNPSGERILGLAADQFRNRPANEVFKEFRLHPFQTVYDRMLADQRDTLTLEGQMEIDGRFLTIGLHGSRMKDEANKDLGIVLVFEDLTELIKAQKVAAWQEVARRVAHEIKNPLTPIQLSAQRLRKKFFEKSPDFEAIFDESTNVIVNEVTSLKHMVDEFSKFARLPTPQMAHQSLHDVINEVATLYRGAHKDVELIVQLDEDLPTLNFDREQLKRVLVNLLDNAIQAMHQKGRVWLATKYDTKRRRAVVSVADEGTGIAPEDREKLFVPYFTRKKTGTGLGLAIVRRIITDHEGQIQAGPNHPKGAVFTFELPV; this is encoded by the coding sequence ATGACCGGAGTCTCACCGACTTTTGTTGGGGCCGGCCGGTCTTCATGGCCATCCGAGCCTGTGACCGAACCGGAACGCCAGAAGATGCATCTTCGGCCGGTCTGGATCGTCCTCATTCTGCTGCTGCCTTGCCTGGCACTGACTTTTTACTATTCTCAGGTCGTCGGCCCCGGTGGCGAGGAAGCGGATTCCCTTCTGCCGACAACCAGCTACGCGTTCGTGCTCCTCCTGCTCAACCTCGATCTGATCGGATTTGTGGTCCTGATGCTGCTGCTCTCCCGCAACCTCATCAAGGCCTACTTCGAGCGGCGGCATCGCCTATTCGGGTCGGGATTTCGCACGAAATTGGTGGCAGCCTTTATCGGATTTTCACTGATTCCAACCGTCCTTTTAGCACTAGTTGCGAGTGGGCTGGTGAATAAGGCCGTGGATGTGTGGTTCAGCGATCAAATTGAACAGGTCATGCGGGACTCCTATGACGTCGCACGAATGCAACATGCCGGCCATATTACCCTGGCTGTGAATAGCGCCAAGGCCATCAGCCGTGAAATTTATCGGGAAGACATGTTGCTGACAGAACAACGCGATCTGCTGGTCGCAGCGATGGCGCGCAAGCGGGCTGAATTCGGTGTGGCCGGGATTGAAGTCTTCTCGGCAAAAATGGAAGCCCTCACGAAGGCCCTGGACCTTGACAACGTGCCTTCATCGGCGCTCGATCTACCGATCGGCCAACTGGTACTCCAGGTCATCAACGGGAAACAGGAAGTGAATGCGGTTCAGGAGGCTCCCACCGGACGTTTGGTGCGGGCTGCCGCTCCAATCGCGGCGAGCGGGCGGAGCGGCGAGATCGGTGGCGTGGTGGTGGTGGAAGCCTTCGTCCCTGAATCTCTGCTGGCAAAAATGGAAGGGATCGGCCGCCAATACGACGAATACAAGCAGACCAAGGCCATGAAAAATCCGATCAAGGCCGGCGCCTATCTCTTCGTCGCCGTCATCACGGTGCTGATTCTATTCGGGGCGACCTGGTTTGGATTTTATGTCGCGCGAAGTATTACGGTGCCGATTCAACAGTTGGCTGAAGCGACCGAGGCGATTGCCCAAGGGGATCTGTCCGTACGGATCGACGCTAAGGCGACCGATGAAGTCGGTACCCTCATTGATTCATTCAACCGGATGACGTCGGATCTGCAGGCGAGTAAGTCTGAGATCGAAGAGGCCAATATTTCGTTGCGCCACAGCAATCTGGAACTGGATCGCCGCCGTGCCTATATCGAGACGGTGGTTGAAACGATCGCCGCGGGCTTGCTCTCCATCGATAAGAACGGGCTCATCACGAACTTCAATCCGTCCGGCGAACGGATTCTCGGGCTTGCAGCGGATCAATTTCGCAACAGACCGGCCAATGAGGTGTTCAAAGAGTTCCGACTCCACCCGTTTCAGACGGTCTACGACCGGATGTTGGCCGATCAGCGCGATACACTGACTCTCGAGGGCCAAATGGAGATCGACGGCAGATTCCTGACCATCGGACTTCATGGGTCGCGTATGAAGGACGAGGCTAATAAGGACCTCGGGATCGTGCTGGTGTTTGAAGATCTCACGGAGTTGATCAAGGCGCAGAAAGTGGCGGCATGGCAGGAGGTGGCGCGGCGGGTGGCCCACGAAATTAAGAACCCGTTGACGCCTATCCAGTTGTCCGCACAACGTTTGCGGAAAAAGTTTTTCGAGAAGTCGCCGGATTTCGAGGCGATCTTCGACGAATCCACGAACGTCATCGTCAACGAAGTGACGAGCCTCAAACATATGGTCGACGAGTTCTCGAAGTTTGCACGGCTGCCGACTCCTCAAATGGCGCATCAGTCGCTCCACGATGTGATCAACGAAGTCGCAACACTCTATCGAGGGGCCCACAAGGATGTGGAACTCATCGTGCAACTCGACGAAGACCTCCCGACTCTCAATTTCGATCGAGAGCAGCTCAAGCGGGTCCTGGTCAATTTGCTGGACAATGCGATTCAGGCGATGCACCAGAAGGGGCGGGTGTGGCTTGCGACGAAGTACGATACAAAGCGCCGGCGCGCCGTGGTGAGCGTGGCGGATGAAGGCACGGGGATTGCGCCGGAGGACCGCGAAAAACTCTTTGTGCCATATTTTACGAGGAAGAAGACGGGAACCGGGCTAGGCTTGGCGATTGTGCGGCGCATCATTACCGATCACGAAGGCCAGATTCAGGCCGGCCCAAATCACCCGAAAGGGGCTGTATTCACGTTTGAACTGCCGGTCTAA
- a CDS encoding recombinase family protein, with protein MRAAIYARKSTDQTGVNEEDKSVTRQIAHATVYAAKKGWTVADNHIYVDDGVSGAEFVKRPGFLRLMNALKPRPDFQVLIMSEESRLGREQIQTAYALQQITDAGVRVFYYLTDQERTLHTAMDKMMVSLTNFGAEMEREKASQRTHDAMMRKALAGHVVGGGIYGYDNQEVKGTDGQRLHVIRVVNREEAPVVVRIFERYLASECGLTTIAKDLNMQGVPPPMGKGKGWCPSCIREMLRRPLYRGQIVWNQSQAIHRNGTQTSRKRPKAEWITLDAPDLRIVPEHLWERVQAKIARVGALYTRTPDGHRLLRSPNGATFPSPYLLSGIAQCGTCGGSIVAQRRGSKHGRDVYMCIHHHKRGPTVCANDLRIDQGILNSALLHGLASVLDDQMIAEAVKRALLDIRNGQTKFPTQRLALERQLSLVEARLRHFVELAATGRLTDSAYAEMVKEEAAKKSLAVQLEDLDNLMRMASLDGKRIEQRLRGYVANLKGVLNANTPQTRLALQRLIQGRVVCTLFDDHRGRGYAVTATGSYVGLLGEGTVVNASGGGQGS; from the coding sequence ATGCGCGCCGCCATTTATGCCAGGAAAAGCACGGACCAAACCGGTGTGAACGAGGAAGACAAAAGTGTTACCCGCCAAATTGCACATGCCACAGTGTACGCCGCCAAGAAGGGGTGGACGGTGGCCGATAACCACATCTATGTGGACGATGGCGTGAGCGGGGCGGAGTTTGTGAAGCGCCCAGGGTTCCTGCGGTTGATGAATGCGCTCAAGCCCAGGCCGGACTTTCAGGTCCTCATCATGTCGGAAGAATCCCGCCTTGGACGGGAACAAATTCAAACCGCCTATGCCCTGCAACAGATCACGGATGCTGGGGTGCGGGTGTTCTACTATTTGACCGACCAGGAGCGCACCCTGCATACGGCCATGGATAAGATGATGGTCTCGTTGACCAACTTCGGGGCGGAGATGGAACGGGAAAAGGCCAGCCAGCGCACCCACGATGCCATGATGCGGAAAGCCCTGGCTGGCCATGTGGTGGGCGGGGGCATCTATGGGTATGACAACCAGGAAGTCAAAGGCACAGACGGGCAACGGCTCCATGTGATTCGTGTGGTGAATCGTGAGGAGGCCCCCGTGGTGGTGCGGATTTTTGAACGCTACTTGGCCAGTGAGTGTGGCCTCACCACCATTGCCAAAGACCTCAACATGCAAGGGGTCCCGCCCCCCATGGGCAAAGGCAAGGGGTGGTGTCCCAGCTGTATTCGGGAAATGCTGCGGCGTCCTCTCTATCGGGGGCAGATCGTGTGGAATCAAAGCCAGGCCATTCACCGCAACGGCACCCAAACTTCCCGCAAGCGTCCCAAAGCGGAGTGGATCACCCTGGACGCGCCGGACCTGCGCATTGTTCCGGAACACTTGTGGGAGCGGGTGCAAGCCAAGATTGCCCGTGTGGGGGCCCTGTATACCAGGACCCCCGATGGGCACCGCCTGCTGCGCAGTCCCAACGGGGCCACCTTCCCGTCCCCCTATCTGTTGAGTGGCATCGCCCAATGTGGCACGTGTGGGGGGTCCATCGTGGCCCAACGGCGGGGGTCCAAACACGGCAGGGATGTGTACATGTGCATCCACCATCACAAGCGGGGGCCCACGGTGTGTGCGAACGATTTACGCATTGACCAAGGCATTCTCAATTCGGCCTTGCTGCACGGGTTGGCCTCGGTGCTGGACGATCAAATGATTGCCGAAGCCGTGAAGCGGGCCCTGCTGGACATTCGCAACGGGCAGACCAAGTTCCCCACACAACGGCTGGCCTTGGAACGACAACTGTCCTTGGTGGAAGCCCGCCTGCGCCACTTTGTGGAATTGGCGGCCACGGGGCGTTTGACGGATTCGGCCTATGCGGAAATGGTGAAGGAAGAAGCGGCCAAGAAATCCCTGGCCGTGCAACTGGAGGACCTGGATAATTTGATGCGCATGGCCTCCCTGGATGGGAAGCGGATCGAGCAGCGTCTACGGGGGTATGTGGCCAACCTCAAGGGCGTGCTCAACGCCAACACCCCACAGACCCGCCTGGCACTCCAACGCCTCATTCAAGGGCGGGTGGTGTGTACCCTGTTTGACGACCACCGAGGGCGGGGGTATGCCGTGACGGCCACGGGTTCCTATGTGGGCCTGTTAGGGGAGGGAACCGTGGTTAACGCCAGTGGTGGAGGGCAGGGGAGTTGA